The Camelina sativa cultivar DH55 chromosome 18, Cs, whole genome shotgun sequence DNA window attattttcaataaagatcgtatttcatttttttgttttaggtgAAGAAAGACTAAATGATCGAAACCAAAGAGAATCAATCACAGATATAACATAAAACACACAAGTACGTACATCACATAAAACACAAAAGTACATTTTGCTTCCTAGCTAGTTGGTAACAGCATCAGAATCACACCACGCTTCAGCTTATATCGTCAACGCGCTTCCACTTCTCTTGTGATGGTAGGCTCTCACAAAGCCTAATCAAAAGCCATTCTGAGCTTTCAGTAGAAGATAGCACTTTAGATGTGATAAGAGAATTTTCATACCGTCGAAACGCAAACCCTCAATAGCACCGACCGTCTTCGAGTCTTCCTTGAGTTTTTTTGAGAGTATAATCAAATTGGACGTTTGAACACTGGAAAATGCCCACAAAAGAATGTCCAATAACATCTTATGAACTCTAGCATATCCATGCGCCTCAGCAACTATACAAATCAACGGAGAGCTAGCTAGATTAGAGATCACATCATGTCCGtagtaaagagaaagagaggagggATTAGGTAAAGGAGGAATTCATATTCACACTACGTACCTTCGGGTACGAAATTTAAACTGATTCCGGCAGCCTCATATTTATCTATGATCACTTCTTGTTTCGTGGCCGTTTTCTCATCTTCGACGTCGTACAACCGGATTGACACAGAACCATTACAACAACCCTGTTCATCAAGAGCTGATTTGATCATCCTACAAATCAAATCAGGATCAGATTCAGTAGGCATTGGGAAATCCACCACGTCCCAGAACACACCTGTGTCACCCTCTGCCCACCACGATATCAAAAAGTTCAATTACAATCCATTAAATGTTTTACTATGAGAGAACAGATCAAAaataatcttctatatatagaCGAAGCGTACAAGTTCGAGCCGAGCAAGATACAGAGAGGGATCTTACTGGCGTGTACACCGTCCCAGTAAGGATTCTTGACGGGAGACATGGTTTCCATGAAGAGACGATGAAGAGACTTCTCGCAacaataaaacctttttaaattagggtttagttCAGATAGTATTTTATTGGGCTGGGCCTTGTAGATATCAGTTAGGCCCTGTTGTCCAAATCATTGCGCGGCGGCGTCACACTAGTTTATTCCTGGATTGTCTGGAACCGAGGATTGATTGTACAAGAGAAGGGGTCTCACTCATATTAGATTTCACCACTAAAGGatgatgatctcttgtttgTTGACGACGACATCTAAACATTTGCTAAATGGTTTCGTGGTGTAGTTGGTTATCACGTCAGTCTAACACACTGAAGGTCTCCGGTTCGAACCCGGGCGAAgccattctttttttgttttttcaattaacGCAAATTTACTTTAGTTATCTACACGACGTCGTTAAGtaatgttattatattaaattaaaccgTTTTCGTGCCAGACTCACCAAGCACCAACCACGTAACACAAATTGTTTGATCTCGCGCCACATCACTCTCTtcattctgattggttaataCTCTCCACGTCATCATCTCTTTCCTTCcgtgagaaacaaaaacaaacacgcCATTTTTAAATGACTCTCCAGAACCATCTACGtccttcttattcttattcatgCGTACTAACTTCAGACCACTACAAACACAGCAAATCCCAAATTTGGGTTCCTTCTAATATTGCGCAATCAAAACCTCAAATTTCGTTTTATTCTTTGTGATCATTCTCTCTCGCAAATCGCAATTAGTCTCGTAATCATATACATCTCCAGGAgggtttagtcttttttttttttttttttaaggcgTGGGCTTTGATTTCTATTTACTTTGGTCAAATGGGTTACAGAGCATTGGTTTGTGTTGTTGCAGCTCTGTTTCTGATCTTATTCACGATTGTTCCATATTCTACAGCTTTGATTTCGTCTCCTGAGTCTAATCCTCCTTACCCTAAAGCTATCTCGGTAAGAAATTTACCATCTTTTTATCGAGTTTTATAGCTTTTGATTGAAGAAAGTTTCATTTTTGGTGGGTAATCAAATAGAGTTTGCTTCTCTTGAAAAATTCTGCTTTTTTGATAGGATTTGAAAGAATCAATTGTAAAAGGATTCGGATTTCAATCGGAGGAAGTGAAGATTTCTGGTTTTGATGTAAGGGATGCATTGGTAGGTCATGCTGTTTCATACGAGTTTGATCTTGAAATCGACAACAAAGTTCTTCCCTTTAGGCTTCTTGAAGATGTTAACCGATGGGAATACGTGGATCTCCCTATTTTCCAAACCATTGATTCCACGGATGAGAATGGTTTAGTTCCTATGAAGAACAAGGAGTCTGGTGATGTCTTACCTGTTTTAGCTCCGTTTCAACTTGCTGGTCCCATGGAACTTTGGATCCAAGATGCTAA harbors:
- the LOC109130581 gene encoding uncharacterized protein LOC109130581: MSPVKNPYWDGVHAKGDTGVFWDVVDFPMPTESDPDLICRMIKSALDEQGCCNGSVSIRLYDVEDEKTATKQEVIIDKYEAAGISLNFVPEVAEAHGYARVHKMLLDILLWAFSSVQTSNLIILSKKLKEDSKTVGAIEGLRFDGMKILLSHLKCYLLLKAQNGF